TGGAATGGAATGAACAAGGGTTTGCAGAAGATAATATTTGGTTGGTAAATCAATGATATAAGGTAATGGGCTAAAGCCTTTCTGTGCTGATGCCCAATATCGAATACTAAACAATATGCTGAGCACAAGACATTTACTGGGTATAAAAGATCTGACAGAAGAAGATTTGCACCTCATCTTCGAAACTGCAGACAATTTTAAGGAGGTAATCAACAGACCAATCAAAAAGGTCCCGTCCTTGAGAGACATTACCATCGCCAATGTATTTTTCGAAAACTCCACCAGAACTAGACTCTCTTTTGAGCTGGCTGAAAAGCGTCTTTCTGCGGATGTAATCAACTTCTCTTCTGCCTCAAGCTCCGTTAAGAAAGGGGAAACACTATTGGATACGGTCAACAATATCCTATCCATGAAAGTGGATATGATTGTAATGAGACATTCCAGCCCTGGTGCTCCACATTTCCTTTCCAAGCATATCAATGCCAATATTGTCAATGCTGGTGACGGAACGCACGAGCACCCTACACAAGCATTATTGGACTCATACTCTATCCGTGAAAGGCTAGGAGATGTTGCTGGAAAGA
This portion of the Limibacter armeniacum genome encodes:
- a CDS encoding aspartate carbamoyltransferase catalytic subunit, coding for MLSTRHLLGIKDLTEEDLHLIFETADNFKEVINRPIKKVPSLRDITIANVFFENSTRTRLSFELAEKRLSADVINFSSASSSVKKGETLLDTVNNILSMKVDMIVMRHSSPGAPHFLSKHINANIVNAGDGTHEHPTQALLDSYSIRERLGDVAGKKVVIVGDILHSRVALSNIFALQKLGAEVMVCGPNTLIPRYIRDLGVKVELDIRKALQWCDVANVLRIQMERQQTKNFPSLREYSMYYGVNKELLDSIDKEITIMHPGPINRGVELTSDVADADNAIILDQVENGVAIRMAVLYLLAGKNG